Proteins co-encoded in one Symbiobacterium terraclitae genomic window:
- a CDS encoding lipoate--protein ligase family protein: MALAEKNWRLLDTGHRPGPENMAIDEAIARAHARGEVPPTLRFYGWAPPAVSIGYFQSMLKEVDLDAVRASGYGYVRRPTGGRLIFHHMELTYSVVVREELLPGGVIETYREISRGLLAGLAELGVAAELSGGERDPRRADPGGFHTACFDTASAYELQVGGRKLAGSAQTRRDGVILQHGSILLDVDVPLLFRLMRLPEGAPAERLMARFRSKATTLREALGREVGYAEARDAFTAGFARALGLRLTSGSLTLAEEKEAETLVATKYGSDNWNIKK; the protein is encoded by the coding sequence ATGGCGTTGGCGGAGAAGAACTGGCGGCTGCTGGACACCGGCCACCGGCCGGGGCCGGAGAACATGGCGATCGACGAGGCCATCGCCCGGGCCCACGCCCGGGGCGAGGTACCGCCGACCCTGCGCTTCTACGGCTGGGCGCCGCCGGCGGTCTCCATCGGCTACTTCCAGTCGATGCTGAAGGAGGTCGACCTGGACGCGGTGCGGGCCAGCGGCTACGGCTACGTGCGGCGTCCCACCGGCGGCCGGCTGATCTTCCACCACATGGAGCTGACCTATTCCGTGGTGGTGCGGGAGGAGCTGCTCCCCGGCGGGGTGATCGAGACCTACCGCGAGATCTCCCGGGGGCTGCTGGCCGGCCTGGCCGAGCTGGGCGTGGCGGCTGAGCTCTCCGGCGGCGAGCGCGACCCGCGCCGGGCGGACCCCGGCGGCTTCCACACCGCCTGCTTCGACACGGCCTCGGCCTACGAGCTGCAGGTCGGCGGCCGGAAGCTGGCCGGGTCGGCCCAGACCCGCCGGGACGGCGTGATCCTGCAGCACGGGTCGATCCTGCTGGACGTGGACGTACCGCTGCTCTTCCGCCTGATGCGCCTGCCCGAGGGCGCGCCGGCCGAGCGGCTGATGGCCCGGTTCCGGAGCAAGGCGACCACGCTCCGCGAGGCCCTGGGGCGGGAGGTCGGCTACGCGGAGGCCCGGGACGCCTTCACGGCCGGCTTCGCCCGTGCCCTCGGCCTGAGGTTGACCAGCGGATCCCTCACATTGGCAGAAGAAAAAGAGGCAGAAACGCTTGTCGCGACGAAATACGGAAGTGACAATTGGAACATAAAAAAATAG